Proteins encoded within one genomic window of Ignavibacteria bacterium:
- a CDS encoding GxxExxY protein, whose amino-acid sequence MHENEISEKIIGCAIAVHRALGPGLLESAYEECLAEEMKFQGLNFERQKPVPLMYRSVKLDVGYRLDVLVENKVIVELKAQEVVPPIAKSQLLSYLRLLDKRLGLLVNFHVEILTKGITRVVNKL is encoded by the coding sequence ATGCACGAGAATGAGATTTCGGAAAAGATAATTGGTTGTGCTATTGCAGTTCATCGCGCACTTGGTCCCGGTTTGCTGGAAAGCGCTTATGAAGAATGTTTAGCAGAAGAAATGAAATTTCAAGGATTGAATTTCGAAAGACAAAAACCAGTTCCACTCATGTATCGAAGTGTAAAACTCGATGTTGGTTATCGTCTTGATGTTCTCGTCGAGAACAAAGTTATTGTTGAACTAAAAGCGCAAGAAGTAGTTCCGCCAATTGCAAAATCACAACTTCTCTCCTATCTTCGATTATTAGATAAACGTTTAGGTTTGCTCGTTAACTTTCACGTTGAAATTCTGACAAAAGGCATCACGCGAGTCGTAAATAAACTATGA